The region CCACTCGCGCAACAGCCCTTCTTGGCTGTAGGCATATTGCATCATTGCATCCCAGCCCTGATGACTGGCGGTGCCTGCAACATAGAGTGGCAACGAATGACGGTCAGGGGTGGGAAAGGGCTCGGCGTTCCACTCGGTGACGGTCAAGGGCATGCCCGCCACTTGCCCTGCTGCGAGCCAGTTCACCATGTTGTCGCTGGTCAGCGGGCTTTTCTCCAACTGGCCGATGTCGCCGTAGCTGTGCACATCGATTACATCGCCGGCGGTAAGGGCCGGCAAGGAACTCAGGCCATTGCCTCCCCAGGTGCTGGTGGTGGCGATGGGTACTTGTACCCCTAGCGCGCGCAGGTGGTTGATCATATCGACGTTGAATCGGCGCTCCAGGTCATTGAGAAACAGCTTCGACGGACCATGCTCCCAGGCGCGCCAGGTTCGATCGGCTGGCAAGTTGTGGCGCAGGGCAAATGCCTTGGCTTCATCCATGTACAGGCGGCTGTGCTTGGGTACATTTTTGTCCGGTAGCAAGGCATTGCCGTAGTGGTGGGTGATGTCGTTTTCATTGGTGATCAGTACCGCAGCAATTGCCGGGTCGTCTTTATAGGCTAGCCCGGTATAGGGGTTCACATGGTTCATGTAACTTTCGGTAAAGCGCTTCATTGCCTGGGCAATGGTGACGTTGACATAGGCGTAGCCCTTGAGGTCGGCTCTGCCTCGATCTTCGGGCAGCTCGTCGAAGGCATAGATATTGTCGTTGGCGGTAAGGATGCGCTGCACATGCATGTCCAGCCATACATAGATACCTTCGTCCTTCAGGCACTTGATCCACCAGTCGATCTTGCGCAAGGATTCGGCGCTTAGCTGCTGGGTGTCGCGCACCACGGTGCCATCGCCAAAAATATTCGGGAATACCCACGGCGAATCATGATGGTGAATCCGCACCAGATTGAAACCCAGCTTCGACAGGCGCTTGGCTTGTCGCTTGATCTCATCGTCTGGCGTCTTGAATATCGCGTACGCCGACATATTGGTACCCCAGAAGCGCGCCGGGGTGTTGTCGGCAAACAGCAACTGTTCGCCAGAAGCCTTGACGAAGCCGCGCTTGCCTGCTGGCTTTTCCGCGGCGTTGAGAAACGACAGATCGACCGGTGAGGTTTGCCAGTCGACCTGGTCCTTGGGCCAGGTGCTGGGGTCGGCGAGGCCGAAACGCTCACTGGCGGTTTGCCCCAGCGAAACATCACCAGACACCTTCAGCACTGCTTTTACCTGCAGGCTGCCGGGGGCGATCGTGTCCTTGTAGAAAAACGCCCGTACTTCGGAAGTATCGCCGCGCTCGAAGTACACCTTGGCCAGCGCTGGTTCGAAACGCATCTCGATATAGGGGCCTTGTCCGTCCTTGCCCCAGGACCAGCCGCGATTATCTCCAAGCAGCACCGGGTCGCCCATTTCCCCGGCGATCAGGGTCGGGTCAAAGAGAAACATCATGCCGCCGCCCTCGACGTTCCTCTGCTTGCTGTGTGCTTGCAGATCGAAGGTCCAGGTCAAGGTCTGCGCGGATGGTTTCTGGATTGCGGCCGTCAGGTCGAAGTCCAGGGCTTTGTTGTTGGCGGTGAGGCTGTAGCGATAGGGCCCGTCTACCTTGAACGAGCCGCTAAGCCCGGTCCACGACCAGTCTGGCCCCCAGAAATTGAATTTGGACTTCATTGCCGGGCCGCCGCCCCGGGTGAGGGTTGGCAAGCCATTCTGTTCGTCTACGGTGACGGTCCAGGCCGCAGCGTGGCTGGCCAGCGGCAGTATTGCCAGGCCAATGAGTACCGCAGCCCGAATGACGGGGCGCAAGGAAAATGAGGTCATCGACATTACCTGGGTTGAAGGCGAACACTGGCACCGGCAATGCCTGCGGTCTGGGTATGTTGGAGCCTGCGCACCATCTGCACGTATGCCACGCCCAGGCCTGCGACGGTCCAGTAGACCACGGGTATCAAGGTGATACTGCTGACGGTAAAAATGATCACCAGGATCCCTGTCAGCGTCGCAAACAGCGCTCGCCCGAGCCGTCGTTGCTCACTGTCGCGGTCGGGAAACAGGCGCATGGCCTTGCGTAGACTCAACAGCACCGCGGCGAAAAACGCCACGAAAAGTCCCAGGCCAACCAGGCCGGTCCGCAGCGCTAGTCCCAGGTAGGTGTTGACGACGTCGATGATGCCGTCGCCCTGGATCATTTCCTGCATTTCAGGCGTGTTGCGAAAGTCGTAGGTGCCGAACAGCGGATTGCGCTGGATGACGATCCACGAGTTGTCGATCAAGCGCTCCCTGTAGGTGATGTTCTCTTTCTCCAGGTTGCCAATGAAGGGCAGCATGTCGACGATCTTTTCCCCTCCCGGCATCACGCTCAGCAGTGGCAGGGCCAGTACACCTGCCAGCGCTAGCAGCGTCAGGCGCCTGACTGCGCCCCGGCCGGTGGCGATGAATACGCCGATGATAATTGCCGCGCCGATCCAAGGGCCGCGTGATAGTGGCGCAAACAACCCGGCAGCCAGGAGCAGGGCGCCGAGGCACCGCTGCAGCTTACTCGCGACATAGCGCTGCACGAAGAGGAACAAGCCGATCCCGACGCTGATGACGTAACCCAGCACGATTGCTTGTCCCGTGGTGGCGCTGGCGCGCAACGAACCACCTCGGCTCAAGTAGCTGGACATTTCCCATTGCGTGCCCAGGGCATCGAGCAACGCGTTGTACAGCAGCCAATGACGGGCCGTTTCAGCGACGCCGATCAGTGCCAGCAAGAAAGCTGCGAGCACGAAGGCCAGCATGGCGTCCTTGAAGTCGCTCAGGTCTTTGAGCGCGCGGCTGGCGACGTAATAGGGCAGGAACATATCGATGTACAGGTAAAACGCCTGGCGCAAGGCGTCGGTAAACGTGGTTTCGCGCAGGTTCAGTGCAGTGATCAGCACGAGGCTGGCGGCCAGGAATCGATCCGGCCAGGTGCGACCGAAGGAAAGGGTATCGCTCTGTTTGCTCAAGGCCAGGGCGACCGGCAGCAGTAGGCACAGTGACAGCAGGCGCGCGTGGTTCAAGTCGAACAGGTAGTTGACCGCGCCAAATGCGGGAACTCTAACCGCCGCCTGGGGCATTAAAAACAGCAGCAGGAAGAACAATGCCATGGGATTGCGTTCGCGACGTCTGGCCAGTGTCAGGACAATCGCCGCCACGCCGGCATACACCCAAAAACTATGGGAAAAAAACGCCAACAGGGTCAGGGCGAACCATAAATTACGGCGCCGCTTGAAGTCGGCAACAGGAATCAGGTCTGACGCTGGCCGGCGCGCGAGGGTAAAGACAACGACTGCCAGAAACAGAATGACGATCAGCGCGCGAAAATGTTCAGGCATTGGCTATGGCACCTATCCCTTGGTGGACGACGGCTAGCATCATGGCTAAATGAAACTATAGTGACTTCTAGCGATTCAGTCAGAGATTGATGTCATGCCGTCGATTGATTTGTCTGCACCCCTGAGCTTTATTTATTGCACGGCGTGGGTCCAGATCTGGAACGGGCTGGAAATGACCGCCGCGTCGGCAATCATCTGCGCATACCAATCGACAAAGATAGATGCCGCGGCACCGACTTTCCAATGATGAGCCGGTGTCAGCCGTCGGCAGTTGTATTGAGCTCGAATAAAAAAATGCTGAAAACTTCAATGGCATAGGTCTTTGAATCATGGGGAAGCTTCAGTTTTGTACGCCGTTGTGGGGTCGCCGGGGCTTTCTGGGCAATTGTGTGCTGCTGGGGGTTGGTGCAGCGGTGTTCGGCGTGCCAACCCAGGCGGCGCGCAAACCTGTTGAAAAAGGCGGGTTCGTGCTGGTCAATGGCTGGGTGTTGCCTTCGCAACTCTTCAGGGACGAGCAAGCATGATCAAGGACTATGAGACGCAAAAGACCCTGCGCGAGGCCTATGATTTTTGCATCGTTGGCGCTGGCCCTGCCGGTATCACCCTGGCGTTGCAACTGGCGGGCGCCGGTTGGAGCGTGGTGCTTATCGAGGGTGGCGGACACGAGTTTTCAACGCGCTCGCAGGACTTCTACCAGTGCACTTCGACCGGGCTTGAGCTGTACCCCGACGGAACGCGATTGCGCTATTTAGGTGGCACCTCCAACCACTGGGCAGGGCGATGCCGTCCTTTCGAACCTTCCGATTTTGTTGTCCCACCGGCGGGTGGGTTGCCGGGCTGGCCGATCCCCTTTGCGCAGATCGACCGCTACCTGCCCGCGGCCATGAGCATCGTCGACCTTCCCCCAGGGGCACAGTTTCGGGCCGAAAATATGGGCTTGAAAGGCGGCGAGTTCGACGCTGATCGCTTCCTGCTCAGCCCACCGACGCGCTTTGCGCAAAAATATGCGCAGGCGCTCAATGAAACCGAAGGGCTGGATGTCTTCATCAACTGCAACTGCGTAGACCTGGAGTTCGACCAGGACTCGGGGCGCCTGGCAGCGGTGCTGGTGTCTGATTACGAACTCAATCGTGAACGCCTGGCGGCGAGCAACTTTGTCCTGGCAATGGGCGCCATCGAAAACGCCCGACAGTTGCTCAACAGCGAGTCACTGTCGGCTGCGAGTGTGGTGAAGAAAGGCGGGCTGGTGGGCCGGTGCTTCATGGAACACCTGAACATCGACATGGGCACCTTCATCCTGAAAGAGGGACAAGGCACCGAGCCTCGTGAGTACTACACCACCGATGCTTTCATTGCTGAATATCATTCTGGCAAGGGCAATGTCTCCACGACGGTTCTGTCGGAAGTCAGAACCTACGGTCGAACCGCCGAAGTGAAAAGCTTTCTCGAAACGCTCGCCTGTGAAATGGGGGTTGCCAGCAAAATTGAATTCATTGCCAAGTTCAGTTGCCCTGGGGACGGCGTGATCACCACGATGATCGAACAGTTTCCCAATGCCCAGAGCCGTATCTCGCTGCTCGACGAAAGAGACCGATTGGGCGTGGCCAAGGTCAATGTCAATTGGGTGCTGAGCGACGATGACCGACGCACCATCAAGTGTATTGGCGGTGAAATGGCCAAGAAGTTTGCCGAGGTAGGGCTCGGTTTCGTCAAGCTCAACAGCTATGTATACGACACCGCCGAGGCTCTGAAATTGTCACCGCATGCCCACCATATGGGCACCACGCGAATGGCAGCGACGCCGGAATTTGGTGTGGTCGATGAAAACTGCAAGGTCTTTGGCACCGACAATCTGTACGTCGCAGGAAGCAGCATTTTTGCAACCGGTGGCGCTTCCAACCCGACCATGCCGCTGCTGCAATTTGCGCTCAGGCTGGCGGATCACCTGAATGACAAAATGAGGTTGGCGGGCAGTGGGGTTTCTTGAACGAGGGCAAATCAGCTAGGGCTGAAGGCAACAAAGCAGTAGCAAGTAGGTGAGCGCAGTTCGGTCAGTACCAACAAGAACGAGACCGAATTCGTCTCAGGGACGGTCCAAAATCGCTTCATTTGCGAGGGTCGCAGAATGTTCAGATGGGTAAGGAAGGCTTTGACGCATTATGTCATTTCAACCGGGCGAGGAGGCTCAACGTACAAAAAGTTCTGCAAACCGAATGGGCGAGAATGGGGAGAGTTCCTGACGCGATGGGGGAAATTTCACTCAGTCGGCACCAACGTACATATCAATTGTGGCTGCAACGTGACCGACCCGACGCTTGTGCGAATTGGCAGTAACGTCGGCCTCTCGGACTGCACCCTGATCGGCCACGACGGTGTCGTTGCACTGATTGAGGTCTGCTACGGCAAGCAACTCGATTCGGTCGGCTATATTGATATTCATGACAACTGCTTTATCGGGCACGGTGCGATTGTCATGCCACGGGTGACCATCGGGCCTGATTCAATCGTTGCAGCAGGCGCCGTGGTTACCAAGGATGTGCCACCGGGCACGGTCGTTGGCGGCAACCCGGCAAAGGTCATCTGCTCGACCGAGGAACTGATCAGGCGGGTCGAAGAACGCTGCGCTGCCTATCCGTGGATCGATCTGGTGAAGCAACGCCAAGGTGCCTACGACCCAGCGCTTGAACCGACACTGGCGGCTCAGCGCAGGCAGTACTTTTTCGGGGAAGGTAGTAATGGATAAAAAGCCCGTCGATGTGCTGGTGGTCAACTTCAATACCGCGGGGTTGCTGCAGCCCATGTTTGACGCGCTGCGCCAGGCTGATAGCGAACAACTGGCGAGTTATCTGGTAGTGGACAACGCCTCGGTCGACAACTCGCTTGAGTGCCTGGCCAGGGTATGCCCAGAGGCATTGGTGCTCAGCAATGAGAAAAATGTCGGTTTCGGGCGTGCCAACAACCAACTGCTCGAGCATCTGCAGGGCAAATATGCCTTGCTGCTCAACACCGATGCTTTCGTTGCATCCGACACACTGCGCAAAACCGTCGAGTACATGGACGCCCACCCAGAGTGCGGCGTTCTTGGCGTGCGCCTGGAGGGGCGCGAAGGCGACCTGCAGCCCAGCTGTCGCTACTTTCCAACGCCGTTGAACATCTTCGTCTCGCGGACCGGCCTCGGTCGCTTTTTCCCGGGGCTGAAGATGGTCGATGAGATGAGCTGGGAGCATGATGCGGTCCGTGAATGCGACTGGCTGCCTGGCTGTTTTTACCTGGTTCGTCGAGAAGTGCTTGAGCAGGTGGGCTTGTTCGATCCTCGCTACTTTCTGTACTTCGAGGAAGTCGACCACTGCAAGCGAGTCAAGGAAGCGGGTTGGAAGGTGGTGTTCTACCCGCATACCACGGTCGTGCACATTGGCGGTGAAAGCTCAAAATCGGTTGCTGAACTCGAGACTGCCAGTCGCCAGTTATCGACCTATCAGATCGAAAGCGAGCTTCTGTATTTTCGCAAGCATCACGGCGTGCTCGGGCTGGCCTTGCACATGTTCCTGGTAATCCTGGGCGATCTGCTCCTGGCGCTCAAGGCGTTGTTGAAAGGACGTGGTTGGGCGGCCATCAAGTCGTGCTGGCGGCATACTCGCGCCACCTGGTCGCTGCTGTTCGATACCCGCTTCGCGAGTCAACCCACACGGTAGGTGAAGTCATGTTTGAAAATGTACGTGCGGACTTGCGAGCCCATGGAGGTGACTGGGGGGCTCAGGGGTTCTGGGTGCTGTTGGTGTACCGGTTTGGACGCTGGCGCTACAGCCTGCGGCCGGCATTGCTTAGAAAGCTCTGCTCCTTTGTCTACAAGGTGCTGTTCAAACTGGTGCAGATCATTACCGGGGTAGAGTTGCCGTGCGAAGCGGTCATTGGGCGCAATTTTGTCATCGACCATTTTGGCGGAATCATCATCAGCGGCTATGCCCAATTTGGCGATGACTGCCGGATTCGAAACGGTGTGGTGGTCGGTTTGAAAAATGTAAACGAGCCGACGGCGCCGGTATTCGGAAACAACGTGGATATCGGTGCGGGTGCCAAGGTGCTCGGCAATATACGTATTGGCAACAATGTGGTGATCGGCTCGAACGCGGTAGTGTTGATCGATGTGCCGGATAACTCCCTGGCTGTCGGAGTGCCGGCCACTATAAAAAGTAGAAAGTTCGCAGAAAACATGGAGTACACATGATTCAACCGATGTGCGGCAGGCTAAATCGGTTGTTTTGTTGAAGTCCTTAGGTGGGGCGCATGGTGACAGGTATCGGTGTTGTGGTTATCGGTCGCAACGAAGGCCAGCGGCTTGAACGTTGTCTGGCGTCGTTGCGGGGAGGGGCGGACAAAATTGTTTATGTTGACTCCGGTTCGACTGATGGCTCAGTGCAAATGGCGTTGGCGCGTGGGGTGCAGGTGCTGGCGCTGGACCTGAGCGTTCCTTTCACTGCCGCACGCGCTCGCAACGAAGGATTTGCCTGTTTGCAACGGCTGTTGCCAGCGATGCGCCATGTGCAATTTGTCGATGGCGATTGCGAAGTCGATGCTGGCTGGCTGGCCAAGGCCCAGGCCTTTCTCGATGCTCACCCCGAGGTAGCGGTGGTGTGTGGACGTCGTCGCGAGCGCTTTCCGCAACGCTCGGTGTATAACTTGCTGTGCGATCTAGAATGGGACACGCCCACCGGCCAGGCCAAGGCCTGCGGTGGTGACGCGCTGATGCGTGCCGATGCCTTCGCCGCGATAGGTGGGTATCGTCCGGACCTGATCGCCGGCGAAGAGCCGGAGTTGTGCGTACGCCTGCGCGCAAACGGCTGGAAAATCTGGCGGCTGGCCGATGAGATGACGTTGCACGATGCCGCCATGACCCGTTTCAGCCAGTGGTGGCGACGTAGCATGCGCACCGGCTATGCCTTTGCCGAGGGCACTTTCCTGCATGGGGCGGCGCCAGAATTGCATTGGCAGCGCGAATCACGTCGCGCCTGGATCTGGGGCCTTGGTGTACCGCTGGGCATTGTCTTGGCGAGTGTCCTGCTCGGCGGCTGGGGGCTCCTTCTAGGGTTGATCTACCCACTGCAGGCGGTGCGGTTGGCACGCCGTGGTAGTCGATCTGCACGGGAAAACTGGCTGCAGGCGGTGTTCCTGGTGCTTGGAAAGTTTCCCGAGATGCTCGGCCAGCTCAAGTTTCTGTTGAACCGATACGGTAGCGGCAAGGCGGCATTGATTGAGTACAAGTGAGTTCTGTCCCTAACGCGAGCATTTATTCGGGTACCTAATGCGCATTGCATATTTCATCAATCAGTATCCCAAGGTCAGTCACAGCTTCATTCGACGCGAAATCCTGGCGTTGGAACGCCTGGGGGTCGAGGTTCAACGCATTGCCTTGCGTGGTTGGGACGCTGACCTGCAGGATGCAGAAGATATCAATGAGCGAGATAGAACCCGTTACGTCCTCCAAGAAGGGGTCAAAGGGCTGCTAAAGCCGGTAATGCAGGTGCTGCGCAGTCGACCGCAACGATTTTTTTCGACCTTGTGGCTGGCCCTGCGCATGGGCCTGCGAGCCGATCGCGCCTGGCCTTATCATCTGGTCTACCTGGCCGAGGCGTGTCGCCTGCTGCAATGGTTGCAGGCTGATGGCGCGGAACACGTGCATGCGCATTTCGGCACCAACTCCACCGAGGTGGTCATGTTGGCAAACGCACTAGGCGGGCCTGCCTACAGTTTTACCGTGCATGGGCCGGAGGAATTCGACAAACCGCAGTTCCTCCATCTGGGCGAAAAGGTTCGACGCGCAGCATTTGTAGCCGCCGTCAGCTCATTTGGGCGCAGCCAGCTGTTTCGCTGGGTAGCGCACGGGCACTGGGAGAAAGTGAAGGTGGTGCACTGCGGTCTTGAGCCCGCGTTTCACCAGATTGCTGCGGTGGCAGCGCCTTCGGTACCGCGTCTGGTGTGCGTAGGCCGCTTGTGCGAGCAGAAGGGCCAGCTTTTTCTACTTGAGGCTGCGCGGGTACTGGCCGCGCAGTCGTTGACATTCGAGATCGTTCTGGCTGGCGATGGGGAAATGCGCGAACAGATCGAAGCGCTGATCGCTGAACATGGTTTGCAGGCGCAGGTGCGCATAACGGGCTGGATCAGTAGCGCTCAGGTCCGCGAAGAAATCCTTGCCGCCCGTGCCTTGGTGTTGCCCAGCTTCGCCGAGGGCTTGCCGGTGGTGATCATGGAGGCCATGGCGTTACGCCGGCCAGTGCTCACGACCTTTGTCGCCGGGATTCCCGAACTGGTTCGCCAGGGCGAGAATGGCTGGCTGTTTCCTGCGGGCGCTGTAGACGAATTGGCTGCTGCGATGGCGGACTGCATTGCGCAACCTGTCGAGGTTTTGCAACGAATGGGTGACGCGGCTTATCAGCGCGTGCTGCAGCGGCATGATATCGATACCGAAGCGGCAAAGTTGCTCAGTTACTTCAAGGCTTATGCATGATTACGTTATTGACTGGGTTAGTCGGCTGGTTCCTGGGGGCATTGGCGGTTCTTGCCTTGTTACCGGTGCTGGTGCTGTTCGCGCAGGTTCTGCTCGCCTGTCTGCCTGGGCGGCCTGCGGTGCAATTGAGCAGTTCACGGCCGCGTGTAGCGGTGCTGATGCCTGCGCACAACGAGTCGCCAATCATACTCAAGGCACTTGAAAGTATTCACGGTCAGTTGCAGGAAGGCGATCAGTTGCTGGTGGTTGCCGACAATTGCACGGATGACACCGCCGCGCTGGCCCGTTCGGCGGGAGCGCAGGTGGTGGAGCGTCAGGACGCACTGCGTCGGGGCAAGGGGTATGCCTTGGATTTTGGCGTGCGCCATCTGGCCGATACGCCGCCGCAGGTGGTGATCATTGTCGATGCCGATTGTCAGGTCGGCGAAGGGGCCATCGATCTTCTGGCCCGCAGCTGCGCCGGCACCGGCCGGCCCGCTCAGGCGTTGTATCTGACCCGTGCTCCGGCAGGCGCCGGTCTTAAGGTGCAGGTTGCCGAGTTCGCCTGGCGGGTAAAGAACCTGGTACGGCCGCGAGGCTCTGCGCGTGTCGGCTTGCCCTGCCAACTGATGGGCGCGGGAATGGCGATTGCCTGGGAGGATCTGGCATTGATCGACTTGGCCAACGGTCACCTGGTAGAGGACATAAAAATGGGCGTGGATTTTTGCCAAAATGGCAAGCCGCCGGTGTTCTGTCCTGCCGCGCAGGTAACCAGTTACTTTCCAAGCAGTGATGAAGGCCTGACCTCCCAACGTACCCGATGGGAACATGGCCATCTGGGTATGCTCCTGGGCGATGCGCCAAGATTGGTCCTGCAGTCCATTGCCCGACGCAATTGGAACCTGCTGGCCATGACCATCGACCTGATGGTGCCGCCACTGGCGTTGTTGGTGCTGACGTTGGTGGCGATCTTCAGCGTCTCGTGGGTGGCATTCGCGCTTTTCGATGTACTGGCTCCGGCGCTGATCGCGTCGGGCGCGATGGTCATGTTGGGTGCTGCGGTTCTATTGGCCTGGAGCCAGTTTTCTCGCGAAGTCATCGCCTTTTCAGTGCTGTTGTATGCGCCGTTCTATGCGGCAAGGAAAATACCGTTGTACCTGGGCTTTCTGATCAAGCGCCAAGTTGAATGGGTGCGCTCAAAGCGAGATGACAGCTAATGACCGAGACCGCGCAGACAAGCTGGAAGAGGATTATCGGTAAACTTCGAGTGGTCAGTGACCCTGGGGACAAGCAAGGTTTGCTTCAGGCCTTGGCCGATCCCGAGGTGCCGACAGTGCTTGGCTTCGTCAATGCCCATGCCATGAACCTGGTAGCAGATCATGCCGATTACACCAACGTTCTTTCGGCCGCGGATGTGTTATTACGCGATGGTATCGGTATGGCGATTCTGTTCAGGCGCCTAGGCCTGGACCCTGGCCTGAACATGAACGGCACCGACTTCATTCCAGAATTACTCACCGCGTTCAAAGGCCGACGTGTCGCGTTCTGGGGCACGGAAGAACCATTTTTGAACCAGGCAGTGCAGCGCAGCGAAAGTCAATTCGGCGTGGAGGTTGTATCGGTTCATCATGGCTTTGCCGAGGTGGACACCTACATCTATCTGGCGCGGCACCTGCAGCCGGAATTGATTGTGTTGGGCATGGGCATGCCCCGGCAGGAAGTCGTTGCGGCGCGGTTGACGGCGGTAGGTGTGCCTTGCCTGATCGTGTGTGGAGGCGCGATTCTGGATTTTCTTGGCGGCAAGGTCACCCGGGCCCCGCTTTGGCTACGTAAAGTGGGTGGCGAGTGGATATTCCGCTTGTTACGCGAGCCCAAGCGCTTGTTCATGCGCTATGTGGTCGGCAACCCTCTGTTCCTGCTGCGTATGCTTTTTTGCACCAAAGCGGCGATGAAGGATGATCGACGAACGCCCAGGCTTTTCTAGAGCGGCTGGTTATCGACGATGGTGGCAATGGTTGAAAACCCGTGGCAAGGCAGAATCAAGCCACCAGATCAGCAATGTGCTGCTACAGTGATATCAAGCGCTCCCTTATGGCCGAGAAATATTTGGCGGCGAAAGAGCAGCTTCATACTTATTAATTTTCCTTATAAAACCGTACTTGGTTTTTAGTATTTCTTTGGTTGTTGAAAAGCGTTAGGCATCTCACGTCAATGAGGTTTGATAATGGTTTTCGAGCCCAGAAGTAGCCGCTCATTGCTCCAGCGAAGAAGCAGTGTCAGTAACGCCATTCAAGCAGGCCTCGACGGCGTGGCTGTGACCGGAGTGGCCTGGTACCTGATCTACGACCAGATCGGATATATAACCTCCGATTACGTCATCATGCTGCTGTTATTGATTGGCGCATTGGCCGTCATCTATGACCATTACGCCATTTACCGCAGCAATGTCGGGCTTTCCATCAAAGCGTTCAGGCTGTTCAAGGCGTGGTCGGCAACCTTTTGCTTTCTTGTGGTCATGGCCTTCCTCACCAAGCAAAGTGAGAAGTATTCACGCATGCTGGTGGGTGAGTTATTTGTCATTGGTTATTTCGTACAATTGTTTTTACACTTTGTTGTACGTGAGGTGCAAAAGAAATTTCTCGAACACTCCTACCGGTTGGAAAATGCGCTAATTATTGGCGCTGGTGATTTGGCGAACTTTCTGTACTTGAAAATAAGTAATAATCCCTGGTTCGGTGAGCGCGTTGTTGGCTGTGTGCTGGTGGGGGAGGGCGACGACAATGCAAAGATGAGCGCGGAGGGAAAGCAGCGATTATCGGTATTGGGACATATCGATGATCTTGATGACATTGTCGTCCAGCATGCAATTAGAACGGTGTACCTGGTAACGCCGTTAAGTGGCTCGGAAGTTATCAATGACGTCTATCTGAAACTGCTCGACAAATGCATCGCAGTCAATTGGGTGCCCGATATCTTTTCACTGCGCTTGATCAATCATAGCGTGCGTGAAATTTCCGGAATACCGGTGCTGACGTTGTCCGAGACACCGCTGACGGGCACCAGCCTGTTTTTGAAGAACCTCGAAGACAAAGTACTGGCGGCACTCATCCTTCTGATGGCATCGCCTGTACTGTTGGCCATTGCCGCGTGTATCAAACTCGATAGCCCGGGGCCGGTGTTCTTTCGTCAGGAACGCATGG is a window of Pseudomonas sp. DG56-2 DNA encoding:
- a CDS encoding glycosyl hydrolase family 5, whose translation is MTSFSLRPVIRAAVLIGLAILPLASHAAAWTVTVDEQNGLPTLTRGGGPAMKSKFNFWGPDWSWTGLSGSFKVDGPYRYSLTANNKALDFDLTAAIQKPSAQTLTWTFDLQAHSKQRNVEGGGMMFLFDPTLIAGEMGDPVLLGDNRGWSWGKDGQGPYIEMRFEPALAKVYFERGDTSEVRAFFYKDTIAPGSLQVKAVLKVSGDVSLGQTASERFGLADPSTWPKDQVDWQTSPVDLSFLNAAEKPAGKRGFVKASGEQLLFADNTPARFWGTNMSAYAIFKTPDDEIKRQAKRLSKLGFNLVRIHHHDSPWVFPNIFGDGTVVRDTQQLSAESLRKIDWWIKCLKDEGIYVWLDMHVQRILTANDNIYAFDELPEDRGRADLKGYAYVNVTIAQAMKRFTESYMNHVNPYTGLAYKDDPAIAAVLITNENDITHHYGNALLPDKNVPKHSRLYMDEAKAFALRHNLPADRTWRAWEHGPSKLFLNDLERRFNVDMINHLRALGVQVPIATTSTWGGNGLSSLPALTAGDVIDVHSYGDIGQLEKSPLTSDNMVNWLAAGQVAGMPLTVTEWNAEPFPTPDRHSLPLYVAGTASHQGWDAMMQYAYSQEGLLREWVSAGNWHAYNDPAMLATLPAAALLYRRADVREATTTYVFAPTPATLFNQSITPSNAVALRTAMEKGKLQIAMPQTPALPWLKPSIIADGAKVLSDPEQSLLDANATEATTDTGELKRDWQQGIYTIDTPLTQAATGWLGGTHVDLADIQVRVKTLYASVVVQSLDARPFNQSRQLMISLGTRAVPKDNERTPFYVEPLEGTLSIKAPAGLKLFSYQAQAPLKELPATYENGRYSIKFDGKEMSNWLFLK
- a CDS encoding O-antigen ligase is translated as MPEHFRALIVILFLAVVVFTLARRPASDLIPVADFKRRRNLWFALTLLAFFSHSFWVYAGVAAIVLTLARRRERNPMALFFLLLFLMPQAAVRVPAFGAVNYLFDLNHARLLSLCLLLPVALALSKQSDTLSFGRTWPDRFLAASLVLITALNLRETTFTDALRQAFYLYIDMFLPYYVASRALKDLSDFKDAMLAFVLAAFLLALIGVAETARHWLLYNALLDALGTQWEMSSYLSRGGSLRASATTGQAIVLGYVISVGIGLFLFVQRYVASKLQRCLGALLLAAGLFAPLSRGPWIGAAIIIGVFIATGRGAVRRLTLLALAGVLALPLLSVMPGGEKIVDMLPFIGNLEKENITYRERLIDNSWIVIQRNPLFGTYDFRNTPEMQEMIQGDGIIDVVNTYLGLALRTGLVGLGLFVAFFAAVLLSLRKAMRLFPDRDSEQRRLGRALFATLTGILVIIFTVSSITLIPVVYWTVAGLGVAYVQMVRRLQHTQTAGIAGASVRLQPR
- a CDS encoding FAD-dependent oxidoreductase — encoded protein: MIKDYETQKTLREAYDFCIVGAGPAGITLALQLAGAGWSVVLIEGGGHEFSTRSQDFYQCTSTGLELYPDGTRLRYLGGTSNHWAGRCRPFEPSDFVVPPAGGLPGWPIPFAQIDRYLPAAMSIVDLPPGAQFRAENMGLKGGEFDADRFLLSPPTRFAQKYAQALNETEGLDVFINCNCVDLEFDQDSGRLAAVLVSDYELNRERLAASNFVLAMGAIENARQLLNSESLSAASVVKKGGLVGRCFMEHLNIDMGTFILKEGQGTEPREYYTTDAFIAEYHSGKGNVSTTVLSEVRTYGRTAEVKSFLETLACEMGVASKIEFIAKFSCPGDGVITTMIEQFPNAQSRISLLDERDRLGVAKVNVNWVLSDDDRRTIKCIGGEMAKKFAEVGLGFVKLNSYVYDTAEALKLSPHAHHMGTTRMAATPEFGVVDENCKVFGTDNLYVAGSSIFATGGASNPTMPLLQFALRLADHLNDKMRLAGSGVS
- a CDS encoding acyltransferase, yielding MFRWVRKALTHYVISTGRGGSTYKKFCKPNGREWGEFLTRWGKFHSVGTNVHINCGCNVTDPTLVRIGSNVGLSDCTLIGHDGVVALIEVCYGKQLDSVGYIDIHDNCFIGHGAIVMPRVTIGPDSIVAAGAVVTKDVPPGTVVGGNPAKVICSTEELIRRVEERCAAYPWIDLVKQRQGAYDPALEPTLAAQRRQYFFGEGSNG
- a CDS encoding glycosyltransferase family 2 protein, whose protein sequence is MDKKPVDVLVVNFNTAGLLQPMFDALRQADSEQLASYLVVDNASVDNSLECLARVCPEALVLSNEKNVGFGRANNQLLEHLQGKYALLLNTDAFVASDTLRKTVEYMDAHPECGVLGVRLEGREGDLQPSCRYFPTPLNIFVSRTGLGRFFPGLKMVDEMSWEHDAVRECDWLPGCFYLVRREVLEQVGLFDPRYFLYFEEVDHCKRVKEAGWKVVFYPHTTVVHIGGESSKSVAELETASRQLSTYQIESELLYFRKHHGVLGLALHMFLVILGDLLLALKALLKGRGWAAIKSCWRHTRATWSLLFDTRFASQPTR
- a CDS encoding serine O-acetyltransferase encodes the protein MFENVRADLRAHGGDWGAQGFWVLLVYRFGRWRYSLRPALLRKLCSFVYKVLFKLVQIITGVELPCEAVIGRNFVIDHFGGIIISGYAQFGDDCRIRNGVVVGLKNVNEPTAPVFGNNVDIGAGAKVLGNIRIGNNVVIGSNAVVLIDVPDNSLAVGVPATIKSRKFAENMEYT